DNA sequence from the Eriocheir sinensis breed Jianghai 21 chromosome 31, ASM2467909v1, whole genome shotgun sequence genome:
CGCGTTGACTCTACTCATACACAGTGtcattttcatttaatattatcTAGAATTTATAATACTTTAGTATTGCATTTTGCGTTATGAAGCTCCAAATAGATAAAGATGCTAAACTTAGCAGCTTTGTGGAAATTTAGCACTCCCCGACCTACAAGCCAGAAGCAAGATAACGATAATTTATTTGTTTAATAATTGTTTATATGGAAGTTAAACATAATTGTATTTCACAACCTACGTGTAGGATGACACAAGAAATTAAGTCCCCAGACTTATTTCCATTGTAATTTTGAACATTTATTCTTAACCCATAATTAagcaaatattattattattattattattatttttttttaggtatttcgttggggatataccccaagggagaaaggcggtgcatgccgcggtATCCATACTTTAATAATTTCGGTACGCCCACCACCACAAATCGAAACCagaaaacagaacagaaaaacAGCTCAGAGTAGGGTGAAGTATATAACCGTACGCAGGGATGTAGTGTGTAGTGAAGTGTATGAGAAGCGATACAGCGAAAGTTGCAGAACTggtcgaaagaagaagaagaagaagtcaaagTGCGCGGTGCCGCGGGACCAAAGTGGTGTGAGGGGCGGCGAGTTTAAGTGTCGGCTCGTTATCCTGCTTTGTGGCGCCCTATCTCCCGGTGCTGGCATACCTGAAGACTGCCCGGCAGCCTGTCCTCCAGCCTGGCGCTAGCATTGCAGCAGGTGACCAGTAGTGACGGCAGCGGCGGGGGCTGCGTGACCAGACCATCTTTGTTTACCTGTGatcggagggagagaggtagtaTTTTAGTGACGTTAGGTTATTATTTTAATTGCTATAAGTTACTATTTCCGTGAAGCTCCGTACCTCTTCTCCACTGTCCATTGTCCACGACCATGCCCTCCTTTCCATATAGTAATTTTCTAAAATACGTATACATGGCACATGTTCAACACATTGAGGCAATGTTTGAAAGCATCTGCTGTTGCGAACTTCACTTTTCCAAAATGAATGACATTATTCTGTTGTCTAGCTCATCCATTGAGCCGGACATTGAGATACTTCTTCATGGCAAGTAGCACTGATCTGTAtgtttttcactttcacttttttttactttggggTTCTAGTTTATCTCTGGCCCCGCCCACCGCCTACTTCTGAAAGTCTCCTCTGGCCCTCACTTCGAATAGCTTGCCCGCCTCTGCCATAGGTGCACCATCACAATGCTAATAGTGCAGTTCATGTCCATGTAGTTCAGGTATGTCTTGGAAACCAGCCAGTCAGTGGGATTTTCAAAGCTATAGTGGCAGttacatctcatttttttttagttactaGTTTCCCATTGATAGTTGCTTGGGTGAATACAATGGTATACTGAATTAATTTCATGCTGGATTGGTAATTGATGTTACTCATACCCTCATCAGCAATACTCTTGGTTTCAGAGTGATGGCTCAGCGGGTGAAGCGGTTGCAGAAGGAGTGTCAGCAACTTAAGGAGTCTCCTCCAGTAGGGGTTGCCTGCTGGCCTGAGGGAGACAACTTAGGAATATTCAGGGCAGGTAGTGATTTAAAGTATACATATTGCATGCTTTCACAAAAGAAATTATCCAAGTACAGCATGTGTTTAATACATTATTATCTGTGTCTCTATATCTCTGACACCCTCTCCCCTCACAGGAACTTTCCATAGGGGCAGAAGCATCTTCAGTGTCCCTTGTTTTGACACTCTCAGCACATTTAATCCCTCAGCTGCCAACACTTTCTTTCCAATACTTTTCCACTTTATTGATCAGCTTCACTGCTGGTCTCACCATAATACCCTCTCCCTTAATCCTGGCCTCTTACTCTCTCTTTGCAattattctcattcattcttatcACATGTTCAAACTATGTCAGAATAGTACCACttttcacccattcagctactcgACAGTCCACTCCCTCTTCCGTTACGCCTGTACCACAATTTTCATTCTGATTTTCATAaatttctccttcccatcttgaCACTCCACTCACACTTTATATATAGCTCATTTCCACTGTACATATTCATGATTGTTGAGTTGCATTTTACATCCATATATTTGATGTATGCACATGAGGGAAGGATAATGCTGCTACTTGCTGCTACTTTTTATAGTCCATGTCAAGTAAATATGCCCCCACCCCTCCTGCAGCCTTTCTGCACAAGACTTTTTACTCTAGCCCACCCATACGCTGTCCAAAGTCCTAATACAAAAGTCAGTTAGTATCTtcgttctttcactcctttccctgGTAAACTGTGGAATAGCCTATCTTCATGTGCATTATGTCCTTATGACTTACAcattttcaagaggggagtatcaagaccctCCTACAACTGAATCTGACCTTACTCTTTTTAGTGTCCTCCTGTATTCTGTTAGTAGGAGTAGTTCCTTGTATTTTTTGCACTCGTATACCATTCTATTTACAGTAAACAAGCTATTCATATTATATAGTATTATTACAAATGATTAATGTCATCATATTTAAACACCTGTGGAAGCCATAGTTGATGTTCGCTATTGTTGTTTCTAATTGAGTGTTATCTGATTTCTAGTGATACGAGGGGAAGAGGACACTGTGTATGATGGAGGAATATTCCATTTGGAGATGGAGGTACCAGAGAGGTGAGTCAAGAAGCTTGACTTTTCTTGTTTCAGAACACTTGAAGAAATGCTGTCAAGAACCAAATCTTGTTCAGGAATGGTTTTCGGATAGGCATCCAGTATTTATTgtagcttccttttttttttgttcaggtGTGGGGGGGTGGAACAAGGGGAGTTTGCCCCAAATTTATTGGCACTTCCCAGCACGCCAGGACGTACCACACACTCACAAAGCTGTTTATATAATACTGGGCTCATATATACACAGTATCACTTTGTTTACACAAGGAATTCTGGTTGTTTGCACAAACAAGTGGGGCACGTATGTGGGAAACACGTGTTTTTTCCTGTGAAACAGCACTAGCGCGGAACACTGTTCGTTTGCAGAGTTGGCTGGCCTGAAAAAAAAGCTGTTTACGGGTTGTTAACATCTAAATTGAGTGGATTATTgtacattttttatgaaaaaaatatcattCCATTGCTTGTGACTGTAAGTGTATTGTAGCAATATATGAGGTACAATGGCAAACAAACCTCATTATTTACATCATAAACAGCGAATTGTTTACGCGATACATATGAAATGAAGAGGTATGTGAATTTTACCGTTGTTTGGCTATCCTTACCCATTGAAGAAATGCACAAATGGTGATTGTTTACACCCACGATAATTGTTTACACCCCCAAAACAtcaaattttgaaaaaaaaacttttttcaTGATATATGAGTGTGTGATATCATTATCAACCAAGAAAACCCCCCAAAATGATTTCCAAGTGTTGTTTGCTTCTTGTTTGCATGAAATTTTTGTTATAAAGTTGCAATTTTCGGTGTCAAATTGAGCATACATGACTTATGGCCCCATTGCTGAAcgtataaaatacaaaaaaatgcaTTGTTTGCACTGGAATGTCATGGTTTACACCTAAAACAGAAATTATTGTAATTTTCGTGACAAATCTGAAAAATTACGTACATTTCCTTCCCCTATCTGTTTATTTGCCAGTGTTAACGTGTTGCgttgcattgtttacgtgttttgtgtttttatacCTACCACACCAAGCTGTTTACACATTGTCCGAGCGTGAGGATGAACTAGAGTGCAACATGGTGTACAGCACAGGAAACCGTGTATGCCTGAGTGAGTAAGTGCTGGGGCAGCGGTACAAACCCGTGCGTGCGTTGGTGTTGCGCGCAAAACGGGGATGACAGGGAGTAAGGAGGGGGGTGCCTGGGGGGTGGCTTAGGGTGGCGGGAAGCAGGCAGGAGTGTGCAGGATGATGGATGATGGAATTTTCCACTCCCAGAATGTTCAAGAAGCCACAAATATTGGCGCATTTTTTCAAAAATTGGTAGGACGACATATGTCGTTACCCGGGGTGAGGGACTTTTTAGGTAATGTCGACATATGACGTCACCCGGGGTTAGGGGGTTAATGGTTCAGTACAACATGATTGACTCATTAAAAAACAAACTCTACTGCCATTTCCTCTGCCTTAAAATTCACTAAGTCACTACAGTCGTGTTGACCATTAGGCCAGTTGTTTTGTTACAGCATTACTTAGTTTTAACTCCTACAGTACAGACTCTCCTAAAATTTAAAAAGTTTCAGTGGTGTTGGCCACTTTGATATTTTATGTTGCATAATCAAATAGTACTTAAGGTATCCGTTTCActgaatttttattatttttatttttaggccaatttttattatttaattatatgttaATTGGGGTTGTTCCGAGATGGGTCTGTGCAATTTTTAGCGGAATTCGAAGAATAGTTTTTCAGTTTTTACATTTTTTGCAGTTTTTCCACccttaaaaaaaattgaaactaGTCGTAAAGTTTTCATCCAATTTACATGATTTTCTAACACCATATACAACATTGTATTGCTTGCATTTGGAAGCCAGTTTCTTTTTGATAAGATATATATGAGTCAAAAAAATCCTACAAAGAATTTCATAACTAATGTTTGAAGATATATagagcaaaaatttggcctggaAATTCACATCTTTTTACGCTCTTTCTTTTGGTGAAAAAACGTTTTAGATACATTGAGAACTTTTGAAGTTATTTCGCAGTATGTGTGAGCAACtttagaatagagaaaaagacacTTTTCTAAATCGTGATCTATATCACTTTGTACGAACGGTGCTGGAGGCTGTATAAGTCTCAGAGTTTTCTGCATAAAGTATTACTCCCAGGCATCTGGTCCCCTTCTTTTACAAGGATATTATCCATTCTTGATGGGGGTATCAGTGGGTGCCAGCTCCCCCTCAACACCAGGCTCGGATGTTGCAGTGGCTGTAGAGGTTCCTCGTGTCTCTAGCTGCCTCCTCCTGGCAGCTATAGTGCATTCGCTCCTCCTCTGGGCCTTCTTAGAAGGTCGTGGTATGTTTTCAAGCACGAAAACTGCGAGATTTCTGCAGGGAAATGCTGTATACCCATGCGTGACAAAGGCGAGTTGAAAATTGAGACGTGTGGAGAAGCAGAGAGCACCTCACGGCTCTGACTCATGATGCAGAGTTGCCAGctaggaatgagtgagtgatgtagaaacccccccccccccccaattttTGGTGATTTTTCTGCTAAGAGCACCAAGCATATGCGCATGAGAGCTCAGTGCTCTGAGATGCACTGGCACGGTAAATACGGGTTATAAAACATTTTTTCTGACCCAATTTATCTGTGTACATATACGATAGTATACCATTAAAAAGGCTGTGCTTTCTATATttctacagattttttttttgcagaaaaCAATTTTTTTGACATAAACCCTTGAAATGGATACCTTAACCTATTGTGAGGATCATAACAATCATTTGATTCACATCTACTTCAAACATTTTTGGGagaccttccatccttcctgcaGCAGATGGCCGTTGGTGTTCAGCTGTCATAACAGTTGTCTCGTAACATCACAATCATGGTTAAATCatccaatgatgaaaaaaatgatagTACCCTTTCCCCGATTATCAAGACTCACCAGACACCCCCTTCACCCTCATAACAAATCTCCCTTCAGACAGTCACCCTGGCCTTGCCTGCCAATGTTGTCACAAGgacttctgtttttttcattacATTCATAATTGATTACATTTCCTGTATATGTGGCAGTGTGAAAATAATGGTTCCCCACAAATcaactccccccctctcccccattgCTCCCAAAACCTCCTTTACAACTGGACCATTTCCCAGTAAGTTACTTCCATCATGGGCCTCGCTGCACTTCTCCTTGGGGCCAGATGCACTGATAGGCCTAAAAACCTGGTTGAGTCATCCCAAGATGGGCTAAAACACCTCCCATCCACATATAGTCTACTTATTGGCAGAAAATTGCATAGTCTACTTATTGGCAGAAAATTGCACAGGaaataaatgtctaaattttACACACAGCATTCCATGGACCATCATGAAAATGCATAAATTTTACACACATGACACTGTATgcattaaggacagaccacctagtctggaccataggtctgtgtggtctgaatattaATGTAATCCATGTAAATCAAATAACTCATTTACTTCTTGCATCCTGGCACTCTGACTTTCATTCTCTATCAATGTCTCACTTCCATACGTCTGTTGGAATTACAGTAGACCCTTGCTTTAACAGGCTAATAAAAAGGTGTCTGTTGATATTGAAAGTTTGTTGAATCGAATGTATGAAATAATAAGAGGTCTTGAGAAAAAAATTATTGCCCAACATGAACATTGCCACAAGTCCACCGTGCTGGCCCTAATTTGATTACAAGTAGCATGCTGGCTGCTTATATGGTTTATTGTTGTCTGTGTTGCACAAGACACAAGCAGTCCTTGTCCAGCATCAATTCTGTCATATTACATTTATGTAATGATTCAGATCTTTGAAGCTTTCCAGCTTATGTCAAGGTGCAAAAGTGCatcatttatatatttgtttaagcTCCTCTGACATTAATTTTCCTTGGATCCACCTatattcttaatatttttctACTAGTACTATACTTCTTTCTTCAGACAATAGTAATTTACTTCCTTATCTGTAAAACTTCCAATTCAGCTGCCATGTGTTTGTCCTTGGCATAAATAATAAATGATTCAAGAGTTATTGTTATTTAACTCCTCTTATGACTTGTTTACACTGCCTGTATGCCGCTATGCTCTTCTCCGTGAGCTTCTGCAACTAGTCTACCTAACCATACTCACACACCCtccttttgttatatttttcagcTGTGTAATAGTGTGAATTCTATTCTTTTTATGTAAATTTCCAATACCATTACCAGTCCTGTCTGCCTGGGGTTGTTATATCCTTCtctataaaactttttttttttttcttgagttggTAACTTGGATAATTTAAATTCTACTTTGTCTTTTGCTAGGTGGAACTCCTATTTCATCTCTTAAAAATGACAATTGGAGCATATTTATCTACACCTTGAATTCTTCTCCAAACTTAGTAGCCTATGTATATTTATCACCTTCTTTAGCTGCTTGCAGAGGAATTTTGAAATTTGAGGTGAagtaaaattatatttttctagACCGTTTTTATTACTTGGAAACTAATTTAATAATGGGTAGCAAGCCATTTTCTGAAGTCAGAGTGAGTTATTCCTTAGttctatgaagaaaaaaattcagaaaaaagGAAACCTTGATTTGTCATACTCTTCTGTCAGGGTGAGTTTGTGGAGGGAACAGGACACCATAAGCACTTGTAGGTGAAaagttagatagacagagagcTAGTTACTGCTGTCCATAGTCTGTTGAACcacctgtatttttttcatgCACTTGGAAAGACGAATTTGAAGGAGTTTATGTTATTGAATCTACATAGTTTAGTCCCTTTGTGTAACACTGTCATTAGCAGTGTTATGTTATTGTCCCTTATCTTGCTCATGTGTTTCATCTAATTTTTCTTAATCTCGCAGGTACCCGTTCCATCCTCCAAAGGTGAGATTTCTCACTAAAGTGTATCACCCTAATATTGACTCTGCTGGAAGGATCTGTTTGGACTTGTTGAAGATGCCCCCATCAGGCAGCTGGCGGCCTATTCATAACCTCTCCAGTGTTCTTACTTCAGTCAGACTGCTGCTGTCATCCCCTAATCCTGAAGACCCTCTTATGACTGATATTGTGAGTCATTAATGCTATTTCTAATACAtcacagatatatagatatatgagGCTCAGTATGTCTTTTCATTCTTTAAATTTTTGATCATTATTTATTCATACTCTGTATCAGTAAACATATGGAGCTTCCTATCTTCTCATTAATTTTCATTTATTGCAACTTAACATTCTTCTCATCTGCCTAACTTTTGTATTCCATGACCCAATACTTTCTTCTGCATGGTGCTTTCCCAGCCAGTCAAAGTCTTCTTTTCAGGCTGAGGAGTACCAGTTGCGACGAACTCAGTATGAAGCCACGGCCAAGGAGTGGACTGCTAAATATGCCCAGAGTGTGAGTTTGTTTCTGTTTATTGAGTatttgaaaaaaatcaagtataaAAATTCACTCCTATGGTCTGCCAAGATTTCATAagctcatattcttaaacatatcgggccCTCAGTCCACCAGTTTGAAAAGCATTGTAGAAGTTGCTGTGGTGTTTATGGATTATTTTGTGATTCTAGTACCTTGAAcagaaaaatcacccatgaaagctTGGTTAAtattttctgtggccttgggaaatagttgtaatgggggtcagatacgtttaaaaatatggtccaTAGTTTTAAAGGAACAcaatcatacatacataaataaattaTTGAGACTGGTGGAATAATTTCAGTGGAGCATTTGAAACAAGCAGGGCATAGTTATGTGGTGCATTAAAGGCAAACTTGTGTGATAGGCAGATTAGAGGTGTTCTTAAGTTTAAAGTCCTTTTGTAGTGCAGTGGACCACTTGGAGctggatagaagagaaagaagtaatgcAAAATATTATACTATTCAGGATGATCCTGAGGGGAGCCTAGTTAGTGAAGCACGTGGCTCAAAACGAAGCAGTAAACTCACTGGtgaagacgaagagaggagcaAAAAGGCCAAGATGTAATGGTGTCTTACAAGTGCGTATGTGCAGCTTATACAGGGAAGGTAAGCATGTGAGCATTTCAGATTCTAGGAGTGCACATTTTTATTTtgaaacacaaaggaaaataCTCAAGACTCAGAAAGCTAGATTCACTTTTTCTAACTAGATTTACGTTGTCTAACCTACCTGACGGGAGTGGGGCTTCACCCTCCTCAACCTACCTGACGGGAGTGGGGCTTcaccctcctcaacctccttaaGGGAGTTATGATGAAAAATATCACTTTGtgtgatattgttattattttagggttttgacatttctaaagccggtgtcacacCGAACAAATCTACCCGGCAACGGACAGAATGTCCGTTGCCGGGTATTTGTCTATTGAGATTTTGTGGTCCATTAAAtccgaaatatatatatatatatatatatatatatatatatatatatatatatatatatatatatatatatatatatatatatatatatgtatactgaAAAACTTATTAAATGATGAACACGTAATAAAGGGATGTAAAAATCTGTCCATTGTTTTATAAATGAGATGTAAGTATATTTGGTTACTTACAATTGGTAATACAATTAATAACAATTTACAAGGTTAATAATTGTTCTGTAAATAACTAAAAACTGGTAtcttaaatgtaaataaacactcAGTTAATAGCAACTACTTTACATAATATACAGTGAAGCATTCCAGATGACTGAAGAGGTCCAACTAGGAAAAATATGTTGATTGTGCTAATAATATtagtttccatttccctttcaagGTCAGAGAGGCATGTGACTAACATGTGCATGCAAAAATAAAACCATATTTAAATGTAAAGATGTCACATAACAATAAATTATATATGTACAACTGTGCTGTGCATGATAAATATTAAAGTATTCATCATATTCAGCACAGCTCAATGCAAACAATATGACATTTCACAATGTATGactattattgttgttaataTCTAAACTCATGTACAAGAGTTTAAATATCCCTAGTTTTCCTCTAGAAAGTATCAATTATTAGCACCATTTGGTATGTTCCCTAGTCAGAATTCTCCAACTGATTCTTTTAAATCAACCTTAAAATATAATCTCTGCCCCTTCCAATACATATGGTTCTGTGGTATTTAATTTGAAAATATTCACATACATTTATTATCACCCTAAATTTCTTGCCTGTTGCTTACCTACTTTTCCCAATTCCAGAATGAAAATAAGTAATTGAAGCATTTGCTGCCATCTGCATTGCCACCAAATACCAGAGAAGGGCAGAGATCATTACAATTTAGAACTTGAAAggaaattattattataatataaaACAACCAATGCCACACTGTAGTCTGGCCCCAAGCATTACATTTAGTAACACCAGCAACTCTCTTTGGTTCAGTAACATAATGCAAAACTGGCTGGACAGTGGTCCCAGACACTCATTCTTTGTTCCTGTCTTGTTCAAGTAAGCATTTCTTAATCTGGGGGGCTTAAATCAGTTAGGTGTTGTAAGGGCAATGTTTACTCTGGAGTAGTTATCAACTGTAATCCTGAACTGCATGCTCTATCCATTCTAACCATAGTCATACGTACATACGTAATGATGGATTGTGGACATTATATATAGTTTATTTTAGGTTTGGACAATATGGTGTGTTGGCATGTATTGTAAGTGTAATTTGTAAACTTCTGAAGATACTCAAGCAATATTTTAGTGAAATCACAGCACCCTTTGAGGTATCTAGTTCTTTATATTagttttatatactttgttttcAAGTATCTATTTGGGTTTGCCCAACCATTTTTGCTGATCAGGTTGGTAGGGCATCTTTATTAGGGTGTTGTTGGTTAGTCCTGGTCTATGCAGGTGTGGGTTGATTTTTAAAACTAGGCTTCATTTTAGGTTGTGCTACAAGTGAGTGCTCCACTTGTCCAGTTGGGCTTTATAGGTATGACATAGAACTTGTCACCCTATTTTAATTCATTTTATAGCTAGACAAGTTTGGCAGATATTGATCATTGATCTGGTAATAGTGTGAGTGATAAGGAGTACATTTAATGTGCAAATAGTGGTAGAAATATGAAGTGTTTTAATAAATTTTTATAGTAAAAACTGCTTTATAATTGTTATAGGGTGTGTTGGGACCACTGTGCTTGCCTATAATTTGTTTTAAAAAGATGATGAGTtaatgcaagtgtgtgtgtgtgtgtttatatatatgtttgtttgtttatatatatatatatatatatatatatatatatatatatatatatatatatatatatatatatatatatatatatatatatatatatatatatatatatatatatatatatatatatcaaactaataatatgtaataatatgTAGATCACAACAATCAagtgcaacacaacacaaaccattttatatatatatatatatatatatatatatatatatatatatatatatatatatatatatatatatatataatggcatAGGTACAGAAAACTGTAATAGGTTAGTTAAGGATATATACATAATTATGGGAATTTTTGTGCCTAAATTGAAATAACAGGTTTATCAAATATATTCACATTGGAAACATGTAATATTTGGAGTAAAGTTAAAAATTCATTTCAGTGTTGTGCTTGATTGGAATGGTGAAAATTACACACAAAACAATCATTTATCATATAACAAATCATACAATTTTCATAAAACAAATTTGTAATGTGATCTTCCACACTATATTGAAAAACTATATCCTTTGAAGCAGAATTACATAAGCTGTTGACTGAGTTACAGATATGAACTATTTTCAAACTTTACACCATTTGTGGTGCTACCTGCTGAAGTGAAGTAAGTGACATAAGGGTCAATATTGAGATATCACTTGCCTCGAAGTGACCAACTATTCAGGCGTTCTGCAGCAAATTTTCAGACTAAAATGAATAAAATGGTGGCATTAGGGTCGATTTTTTCAAAAGAAATACTTAGGAAAAGTGCAGAAACACACACTGGTGATGCAAATTCCCTGAGAGGGGTGATGAGTCAGTCAGCTCACAGCAGCTCAAGGCACGACTCTCCCAGCCAATCACTGGGCACAGTGggcctcatcctctctctctctctctctgcaaggcaAGGTTTACTTTCTCTCCAATATTTTCTCTCTACAGTGGTTGAGCTggattaaaaacaaaaacaaaacagcatcacTGCCTAATTTACCCTCTGGGGTTGATTCAAGGCAAAAGGTATCCGTAAACAACAATGATAAAAATTAATGCAGTCCCTGTTCCCTCGTTTTCTCCTGCGTGTTGCTTGCCTCGCTTCCGCTCCGGTTTTGATTCACAGCACGGATAAGCTATGATCAGGCAACTTCAATTTcagttttcttgtttccttttgtgtgtcGCTTGCTTCACTTCAGCAGGGAGCGCCACATTTGAAAGGTTCAAGCTCAAGACTCCCAGTAATCAACTCAATTTTGTCTagattattaccattattttccaGCAGCAAAAAGCCAAACTTACAATTtaattttgtacaatttttttcaAACTCATGAAGGGTGATGGTACATAAGAGTACAGAGTACTTTATAACTGTTGTATTTACACTTAAGGATGCAAGCCAGGATTTACCTTTGGTGGTGCAATAAAAATCATCTGATCATCTTGAATTGTGTCTACTTAATGGCATAATAATTAATGTAGTACTTCTAACCAATATTCAACTTTCTACATTGAAAAATGATGACTATTAAGAAGTTGAAAAATAAGTCTGAGAGAATAAGTGCTTGTCAAAAATCACCTAATCAATGTAAAATTAATTCCTCCAACCAAATTGTAGGGACAAGTCCATAGAACATGTCCAAGAAAGATGAAATCAAAATTACATGATAGGTACTGAGAAGATAGGTTTCAAAATATTGcaaattttttaatatttttatcttCTCAGTACCTATCATGTAATTTTGATTTCATCTTTCTTGGACATGTTCTATGGACTTTTAACTACAATTTGGTTGGAGGAATTAATTCTACATTGATTAGGTGATTTTTGACAAGCATTTATTCTCAGACTTATTTTTCAACTTTCTGAAATGGAAAATTGAATTTCAGGAAATATTTTGCAAGCTTACAATAAAGATAGGACCAAGTCCCCCAACCATTATTTAGTTTAGGGTGTTATGTGCCAAAAATAAAATTTTCAGTAAAAACTGATTATTAATAACAGAGAAGATAGCATTCAAAATACAGTTATTCTTTGAAAAATCACTTTTGAGAAAACCCTTCCTAAAGTTTAGGCATAGGCATGCATGAACCAGGTAGAACCATGACAAAATTTGTTACTTTCATTTAAAGAAGCAATGGGGATTAAATTAAGACCATAACCACTGCAATTGGTTAATAAATAGTGAATGCATGAGCTATCAACCATGACTATATAACTGaaactgtctttttcttttttttggtcatGAGCACATAATTACAGACAATATTGCTCATTTGGgttattttctgtgcattttgaTGTGCCAAGTTaaatatgaatatttttttgGCTATTTGATGAATATAAAATAAGTTAGGCCTTTTCTGGTTTTATAAAAGCTCACCGCTGGGCCATTACAGAATTTACGTGAGATGCACTAGACAAGTGGTGAAACAACAGGTGTGGTAGGGGATGGAGTAGTCAAAGGAAGTGGTGGGTGAGCTGCAAGTGGTGGTGAGTGTACAGCAGGCGGGGGAGGGAGGTCGCTGGTTAGCTACTGGCAAGGAAATTTCAGTCTTTTTTCCACCTTGCAGCTGAAATCTTGCTCTTTTCTGTCTTCCCCTTATATCTCCTGTTTTTCTTAGGCATCTTGAATGTGCGTAATATCCACTAGAAGAATGAAAAGCTCTTGAGAATGATAACACGACGA
Encoded proteins:
- the LOC127005870 gene encoding ubiquitin-conjugating enzyme E2 T-like; its protein translation is MAQRVKRLQKECQQLKESPPVGVACWPEGDNLGIFRAVIRGEEDTVYDGGIFHLEMEVPERYPFHPPKVRFLTKVYHPNIDSAGRICLDLLKMPPSGSWRPIHNLSSVLTSVRLLLSSPNPEDPLMTDIAEEYQLRRTQYEATAKEWTAKYAQSDDPEGSLVSEARGSKRSSKLTGEDEERSKKAKM